Proteins from a genomic interval of Trichoderma breve strain T069 chromosome 2, whole genome shotgun sequence:
- a CDS encoding fungal specific transcription factor domain-containing protein, translating to MSSKGSADASKGCRTCMRRRIRCDLGRPECSKCIKKGLSCPGYGRHLRWADGVAVRGKLKGRRLPVAGSMAMELALPTIEEPVPLPAPAPAPVPSPISGALQVMGQTALSINRAIESTSAGTDLLNFTQWASSPEIIEYYDKYLAGRMVWIDSDENDYRRRMLPMAANAPGLRFAIAAFSLYHGPMKFPSELARYHEEARDACLEVLQRQLREMNTRISGGAELNTRADVANAEWMLACILVIANYEMAKNHSVAAENHRLAARRIVNVFGQHEACTKGLFAFLRNQLAIHEVLGSCTSFDLADVAETILPTPGSGSHVLFSEYLSFLHQITLASRRSMAVNEDIDVSLWPESFTIIEVQSRFEQARGQTLMIAGKLQINPPVVRRDFIRLVDLYHHAAVVYAYRCLGYAIPSNFDWLASVTKLFDQLDQIENISLCIQNLPWPIFIAGTECHGDTERQHKVATILDKTIRTTGFNQYETIRSFLNAFWSGTEPNWLPVAQQLQANGLRILVV from the exons ATGAGCTCAAAGGGCTCGGCTGACGCATCAAAAG GCTGCCGCACTTGCATGCGGCGACGCATTCGATGTGACCTCGGTCGTCCGGAGTGTTCGAAATGCATCAAGAAGGGCCTGAGCTGCCCCGGATACGGGCGGCATCTTCGCTGGGCTGATGGAGTGGCGGTTCGAGGGAAACTGAAAGGTCGGAGATTGCCTGTGGCGGGCTCGATGGCCATGGAATTGGCGTTACCGACAATCGAAGAGCCCgttcctcttcctgctccGGCACCCGCACCGGTACCCTCTCCTATTTCTGGAGCCCTTCAAGTAATGGGACAGACGGCTCTCAGCATTAACAGGGCCATCGAAAGCACCTCTGCAGGCACGGATTTGTTGAACTTTACACAGTGGGCGTCTTCACCGGAGATCATCGAATACTACGACAAGTATCTGGCAGGGCGGATGGTATGGATCGATTCGGATGAAAATGACTATCGGCGTCGTATGTTGCCCATGGCTGCCAATGCCCCAGGCCTTCGttttgccattgccgccttTTCTCTCTACCATGGGCCCATGAAATTCCCGAGCGAGTTGGCCCGATACCATGAGGAGGCGAGAGACGCCTGCCTGGAAGTCCTCCAAAGGCAGCTTCGAGAAATGAACACCCGGATCAGCGGCGGAGCTGAGCTTAATACGCGAGCCGATGTTGCCAACGCAGAATGGATGCTGGCCTGCATCCTCGTGATTGCGAATTACGAAATGGCAAAGAATCACTCTGTGGCTGCTGAAAACCATCGACTTGCGGCAAGGAGAATCGTCAATGTATTTGGGCAGCACGAGGCGTGCACCAAGGGCCTGTTTGCGTTTTTGAGAAACCAGCTCGCAATCCATGAAGTCCTCGGCTCTTGTACATCCTTCGACTTGGCCGATGTCGCAGAAACCATTCTTCCCACGCCAGGCTCCGGTAGTCATGTGCTGTTCTCCGAGTacctttcttttctgcatCAAATCACGCTGGCTTCGCGACGATCCATGGCTGTGAACGAGGACATTGACGTATCGCTCTGGCCCGAGAGTTTTACCATCATCGAAGTACAGTCACGCTTCGAGCAAGCAAGAGGCCAGACGCTGATGATTGCGGGGAAGCTGCAAATAAACCCCCCGGTTGTGCGCCGTGACTTTATAAGGTTGGTGGACTTATACCACCACGCTGCCGTTGTCTACGCGTACAGATGCCTGGGCTATGCGATTCCCAGTAATTTCGATTGGCTGGCTTCCGTTACCAAACTGTTTGACCAGCTAGATCAGATTGAGAACATCTCTCTCTGCATTCAAAACCTCCCGTGGCCAATTTTCATCGCGGGCACGGAGTGTCATGGCGACACAGAACGGCAGCACAAGGTCGCCACCATTCTCGACAAGACTATCAGAACGACGGGCTTTAATCAATACGAGACCATCCGGAGCTTTTTAAACGCCTTTTGGAGTGGTACAGAGCCAAACTGGCTGCCGGTTGCACAACAGTTGCAAGCGAACGGACTCAGAATTCTTGTCGTATAA
- a CDS encoding phytanoyl-CoA dioxygenase (PhyH) domain-containing protein yields the protein MTCTQHYATDTFPSEAGKEITTVYADDPATNTTLLHSLLERDGAVIVKNLFPKSLCAQIKEDLKPIFDADKPDPAGFFPSTTKRAHGILAQSPSSAKLVVNPLFQSVAETMLTSRYTYWEGQKQKSVAAKPQIASIVGFRVEPGGKQQPLHRDDSDYHTRNCDMPVMLGCVTALSKTTKENGATVIIPKSHLWGPERCPLDEETISAELEVGDAAMFVGNVYHAGGANVTKDDARETIGVFMCKGTLRQEENQYLELPPEVAKDRGFSPQLLRLLGYGLCPPALGLYKYKDPMEEIFNVLDEETIRR from the exons atgacgTGCACTCAGCATTACGCTACAGACACGTTTCCCTCCGAAGCCGGCAAGGAAATCACCACCGTCTATGCTGACGACCCGGCCACAAATACCACCCTGCTCCATTCCCTATTAGAGAGGGATGGCGCCGTAATTGTCAAGAATCTTTTCCCCAAATCCCTCTGTGCTCAGATCAAAGAAGATCTCAAGCCCATATTCGACGCAGACAAGCCAGATCCCGCTGGTTTCTTCCCCAGCACAACAAAGCGTGCTCATGGCATCCTTGCTCAGTCACCTTCCAGTGCCAAGCTGGTGGTGAATCCGCTCTTTCAGTCTGTCGCAGAGACCATGTTGACCAGCAGATACACCTATTGGGAGggccaaaagcaaaagagcgTGGCGGCAAAGCCACAAATTGCGAGCATCGTAGGCTTCCGCGTTGAGCCTGGTGGCAAGCAACAGCCTCTCCACAGGGACGACTCGGATTATCATACTCGAAACTGCGACATGCCCGTCATGCTGGGCTGCGTCACG GCACTGTCCAAGACGACAAAGGAGAACGGCGCGACGGTCATTATCCCAAAGAGCCACCTATGGGGACCGGAGAGGTGCCCGCTCGACGAGGAGACCATTTCAGCAGAACTCGAAGTCGGAGACGCAGCCATGTTCGTTGGCAACGTATATCATGCGGGAGGCGCAAACGTCACCAA GGACGACGCACGTGAGACAATCGGCGTGTTCATGTGTAAAGGAACTCTAAGGCAAGAAGAGAATCAGTATTTGGAATTGCCACCAGAGGTAGCAAAGGACCGAGGTTTCTCACCGCAGCTGTTGCGTCTTCTCGGGTATGGGCTCTGCCCACCAGCGCTTGGCTTATACAAGTACAAAGACCCAATGGAGGAGATATTCAACGTCTTGGATGAAGAAACAATCCGCAGATAA
- a CDS encoding cys/Met metabolism PLP-dependent enzyme domain-containing protein, with protein MVVLRTQSDFGHAPPPQTPYSIISNLPGWNMLQGVRDGDMSPFAKVVHVYPRFGPTQFAAKIGQEVAKRLGYEGKSCMLYLNPIMWPFTAGHVQNKARDEAAISPDKLTFKCIDVAGHRVYAVLFEPMHTKALMLSWGAPGLGLSIRIAEYLLNNIDTLVEVPFDDYKNPPKPTFTPDGPAHQLLCERINQLVHRASIDPELVKSQPSDVRLFPTGMAAIFHTTNLIQEYRPGTNVVLGVVFHNTHHHLHEESPNGFKHFGKVDKQGLDELETWLDGETKEGRKVSFVIVEFPGNPTLESTDLPRLKKLSEKHGFVLLLDDTLAGFANVDVLAYSDVLVTSLTKSFNGRADVLGGSIVLNPLSPHYNELSSRFAKSHNNELFADDAKVLLANSHDYLQRTRRLNRNAEAMATFLHRTIGRDDSPVVRVQYPSLLADKPNYDLFLRRSTTELPNPGYGCLLNVEFESVDTARAFYDKCGFYSSPHLGGHVTIMLAYNMMMFGKKAEEKEEFEGFGAAEASIRLSAGLEDAEDLVDTLKDALDAAIEVKKKAAPNGTN; from the exons ATGGTCGTCCTCAGAACACAGTCCGACTTTGGCCACgcgcctcctcctcagacCCCgtacagcatcatctccaacttgCCAGGATGGAACATGCTTCAGGGCGTCCGTGATGGAGACATGTCTCCCTTTGCGAAAGTTGTCCATGTCTATCCGCGCTTTGGCCCAACTCAATTCGCTGCTAAG ATTGGTCAAGAGGTTGCAAAGAGACTAGGCTACGAGGGCAAGTCTTGCATGCTCTATCTCAACCCCATCATGTGGCCTTTTACGGCTGGTCATGTCCAGAATAAGGCCCGAGACGAGGCCGCCATTAGTCCGGACAAGCTAACATTCAAGTGCATCGATGTGGCTGGCCACCGCGTTTACGCTGTCTTGTTTGAGCCTATGCACACAAAAGCTCTCATGCTTAGCTGGGGAGCTCCAGGCCTAGGACTCTCTATTCGCATTGCTGAGTACTTGTTAAACAACATCGACACTCTGGTTGAGGTCCCATTTGATGATTACAAGAACCCTCCCAAGCCAACTTTCACTCCCGATGGCCCGGCTCATCAGCTACTCTGCGAGCGCATCAACCAGCTCGTCCACCGCGCCTCCATTGACCCAGAGCTGGTCAAGAGCCAACCCAGTGATGTCCGCCTCTTCCCCACTGGTATGGCTGCCATTTTCCACACGACAAATCTCATCCAGGAATACCGCCCTGGAACCAATGTTGTTCTTGGCGTCGTCTTCCACAACACGCACCATCATTTACATGAGGAGAGCCCCAATGGATTCAAGCACTTTGGCAAGGTTGATAAACAAGGCCTAGATGAATTGGAAACATGGCTCGACGGGGAGACAAAAGAAGGCAGAAAGGTTAGCTTCGTCATTGTTGAATTCCCTGGAAACCCAACCCTGGAAAGCACTGATCTGCCTCGCCTCAAGAAGCTGTCTGAAAAACACGGTTTTGTGTTGCTTCTCGATGATACACTGGCGGGATTCGCAAACGTCGATGTATTGGCCTACTCGGACGTCCTCGTGACTTCTCTTACCAAGTCCTTCAACGGCAGGGCTGATGTCCTTGGCGGCTCCATTGTCCTCAACCCCCTCTCTCCTCACTATAATGAACTCTCTTCTCGATTTGCCAAGTCCCACAACAACGAGCTCTTTGCCGACGATGCAAAGGTGTTGCTTGCCAACTCACACGATTATCTCCAGCGTACACGCCGTTTGAATCGTAACGCAGAAGCCATGGCTACCTTCCTTCACAGAACAATTGGCCGCGATGATTCTCCCGTGGTCAGGGTCCAGTATCCTAGTCTGCTGGCTGACAAGCCCAACTATGATCTCTTCTTGCGGCGTAGCACGACTGAACTCCCCAATCCAGGATACGGCTGTCTCCTGAACGTCGAGTTTGAGAGCGTAGACACGGCTCGAGCATTTTACGACAAGTGCGGATTCTACTCCAGCCCACACCTGGGCGGCCATGTCACCATTATGTTGGCATACAATATGATGATGTTTGGTAAAAAGGctgaggaaaaggaagaattTGAAGGGTTTGGTGCGGCTGAAGCAAGTATACGACTCTCTGCTGGTTTGGAGGATGCAGAGGATTTGGTTGACACACTCAAAGATGCGCTCGATGCGGCGATtgaggtgaagaagaaggcagccCCGAATGGCACCAACTGA
- a CDS encoding FAD dependent oxidoreductase domain-containing protein translates to MSDIIVIGAGVIGLSAALRLQQAGHSVTIIAKDFPTPFEAADKRALINYTSQWGGAHNRWVLPTNPAEQREHEFSLTTYRHMEATLREFPEAGITFMKGIEYFENPPPVHRDLTVEKALQLGLEEFKLLEKKDFPDDKVAWGCEYKTWCVNPMVYCSFLLRRFHILGGKAMAMELRNLNEAFLVKTVPGVKMVVNCSGQGFNDPAVFPTRGQTCLVANPCPATVTRQNADGSWSFCVPRNFHGGTIIGGTKEPDNWDPEPSPETRARLLSAFAATYPPIVADGPLQPLGDIVGRRPTRRGGIRLEKEEIAADEIKGLQDNEVRSIVHAYGLGGRGFELSWGVAEEVFELVKQRVSSRL, encoded by the exons ATGTCCGACATCATCGTAATTGG AGCCGGCGTCATCGGCCTCAGCGCCGCCCTCCGCCTCCAACAAGCCGGCCACAGCGTCACCATCATCGCAAAAGACTTCCCCACTCCCTTCGAAGCAGCAGACAAGCGCGCCCTCATCAACTACACCTCGCAATGGGGCGGCGCGCACAATCGCTGGGTTCTCCCTACGAATCCCGCCGAGCAGCGTGAGCACGAGTTTTCGCTCACGACGTATCGCCACATGGAGGCCACGCTGAGGGAGTTTCCCGAGGCTGGCATTACTTTCATGAAGGGCATCGAGTACTTTGAGAATCCTCCCCCTGTGCATCGTGATTTGACGGTGGAGAAGGCACTTCAGCTTGGTCTTGAGGAGTTCAAgctgttggagaagaaggacttTCCGGATGACAAGGTGGCTTGGGGGTGCGAGTACAAGACGTGGTGCGTGAATCCCATGGTTTACTGctcgtttcttcttcgccggTTCCATATTCTCGGGGGTAAAGCTATGGCCATGGAACTTCGAAACTTGAATGAAGCGTTTCTTGTTAAGACTGTGCCTGGAGTCAAAATGGTCGTCAACTGCTCCGGCCAGGGATTCAACGACCCAGCCGTGTTTCCCACAAGAG GCCAAACCTGCCTCGTCGCAAACCCCTGTCCCGCCACCGTCACCCGCCAAAACGCAGACGGCTCGTGGTCGTTTTGCGTGCCCCGAAACTTCCACGGCGGCACCATCATCGGCGGCACCAAGGAGCCCGACAACTGGGACCCCGAGCCCAGTCCCGAGACTCGCGCCCGCCTACTCTCCGCCTTCGCTGCCACGTATCCGCCCATCGTCGCGGACGGGCCTTTGCAGCCGCTGGGGGACATTGTTGGACGGAGACCAACTCGTCGTGGAGGGATTAGGttagagaaagaggagattgccGCTGATGAGATCAAGGGCCTGCAGGATAATGAGGTGAGATCCATTGTGCATGCGTATGGCCTCGGTGGGAGGGGCTTTGAACTCTCGTGGGGCGTGGCAGAGGAAGTATttgagcttgtcaagcaGCGAGTTTCTAGTCGTCTATAA
- a CDS encoding cytochrome c oxidase biogenesis protein cmc1 like domain-containing protein, translating into MAAETPNIPQQRLGVPSRNPLPLSASQESQVRDIYYARVRKQCADEIKAFADCALGRTFSVTFACRAEHTAMNACMKLRATQEEQDAAREEWFALRMERQRQRERKTKMAAAQEEFMREWWGLPEDVRLSRQKEMEKRGEKIPPLRPEASTK; encoded by the exons ATGGCCGCAGAAACCCCCAACATCCCTCAGCAGCGGCTCGGCGTCCCATCTCGGAATCCGCTGCCTTTATCGGCTTCGCAAGAGTCGCAAGTGCGAGATATATATTATGCTAGGGTGCGCAAACAATGCGCCGACGAAATCAAAG CATTTGCCGATTGCGCCCTTGGCCGGACGTTTAGCGTCACGTTTGCTTGCCGAGCTGAACACACCGCTATGAATGCTTGCATGAAGCTCCGAGCTACACAGGAAGAACAGGACGCCGCTCGAGAGGAATGGTTCGCACTGCGAATGgagcgacagcgacagcgcGAGAGGAAAACTAAGATGGCAGCGGCCCAAGAAGAGTTCATGCGGGAGTGGTGGGGTCTGCCAGAGGATGTGAGGCTGTCGAGAcagaaagagatggagaagcgaGGAGAGAAGATACCGCCTCTAAGACCCGAGGCCAGCACGAAGTAA
- a CDS encoding membrane-associating domain-containing protein: MQQPETESGHVLVTPLWVFICRIFQILISLIILALAARLMHDAYLDEEGLALAIAIITWLVSLYIILSEKLPTLNQFYHVVAVIVLDGVMMILWLATFAAVAAKRAQFRFNVRVDGCFDDGSLFNSKTCFKKRDFVKKRDVILFKSGGDMLSAIAGLGALVWLLFIATFAWTLYSFLQGRKAGRFLFDNESAPVQTIAMEPKQDQQAQQQQTLIPPQGVAQPNAQYPPQGQYPQDQYPPQPEPQTYNQYPPQQYQQPQTYHEAPSHDTSSPPPPQQTSY; the protein is encoded by the exons ATGCAACAGCCTGAAACCGAATCCGGCCATGTGCTGGTCACTCCTCTCTGGGTGTTCATTTGCCGTATTTTCCAgattctcatctctctcatcatcctcgcctTGGCTGCTCGTCTGATGCATGATGCCTACCTTGACGAGGAAGGTCTCGCTCTGGCTATT GCTATCATCACCTGGCTCGTCTCCTTGTACATTATCCTCAGTGAGAAGCTGCCAACTCTGAACCAATTCTACCATGTCGTTGCCGTCATCGTCCTTGACGGTGTCATGATGATCCTCTGGCTTGCAACCTTTGCCGCCGTGGCTGCCAAGCGCGCCCAGTTCCGCTTCAATGTCAGGGTTGACGGCTGCTTCGACGATGGCAGCTTGTTTAACAGCAAGACATGCTTCAAGAAGCgcgactttgtcaagaaGCGTGACGTTATCCTCTTCAAGTCTGGTGGCGACATGCTTTCTGCCATCGCTGGCCTCGGAGCCTTGGTCTG GCTTCTATTTATTGCAACCTTTGCCTGGACTCTGTACAGCTTCCTCCAGGGCCGCAAGGCTGGTCGATTCCTGTTTGACAATGAGTCTGCCCCTGTTCAGACGATTGCCATGGAACCCAAGCAAGATCAGCaagcccagcagcagcagacgctTATCCCACCCCAGGGTGTTGCTCAGCCCAACGCTCAATACCCCCCACAGGGCCAATACCCGCAGGACCAGTATCCTCCTCAGCCA gaGCCGCAGACATATAACCAATATCCTCCTCAGCAGTATCAGCAGCCACAGACTTACCACGAGGCGCCTTCCCATGATACGtcttcacctcctcctcctcaacagACCTCCTATTAA
- a CDS encoding alcohol dehydrogenase groES-like domain-containing protein, with the protein MATQTINKDAISNLSFVLNKPGDVTFEERPKPTISDPNDVLVAVNYTGICGSDVHYWVHGAIGHFVVKDPMVLGHESAGTIVEVGPAVKNLKVGDRVALEPGYPCRRCNFCRAGKYNLCADMVFAATPPYHGTLTGLWAAPADFCYKLPDNVSLQEGALIEPLAVAVHIVKQAQIQPGQSVVVMGAGPVGLLCAAVAKSYGATKVVSVDIVQSKLDFAKSFSSTHAYVSQRVSPEENAQAIKELADLPIGADVVIDASGAEPSIQTSIHVVRMGGTYVQGGMGKNDITFPIMAMCLKEVTARGSFRYGAGDYELAVELVRTGRVDVKKLITGIVSFKQAEEAFQKVKTGEAIKILIAGPNEKV; encoded by the exons ATGGCGACTCAGACGATTAACAAGGATGCGATCAGC AAcctttcttttgtccttAACAAGCCCGGAGACGTCACCTTTGAGGAGCGCCCCAAGCCCACCATCTCCGACCCCAACGATGTCCTCGTCGCGGTAAACTACACGGGAATTTGCGGCTCAGACGTCCACTACTGGGTGCACGGCGCCATCGGACACTTTGTTGTCAAGGACCCCATGGTCCTGGGCCACGAGTCTGCCGGAACCATTGTCGAGGTTGGCCCGGCCGTCAAGAACCTCAAGGTGGGCGACCGAGTGGCCCTCGAGCCCGGCTACCCATGCCGTCGATGCAACTTCTGCCGTGCCGGCAAGTACAACCTCTGCGCGGACATGGTCTTTGCCGCGACGCCGCCATACCACGGCACCCTGACCGGCCTGTGGGCGGCCCCAGCCGACTTTTGCTACAAGCTGCCGGACAACGTGTCTCTGCAGGAGGGCGCTCTGATTGAGCCGCTGGCGGTGGCGGTTCACATTGTCAAGCAGGCCCAGATCCAGCCCGGCCAGTCTGTTGTGGTGATGGGAGCTGGACCCGTGGGCCTGCTCTGTGCTGCCGTGGCGAAATCCTACGGCGCAACCAAGGTGGTCAGTGTCGATATTGTGCAGTCCAAGCTGGACTTTGCCAAGAGCTTCAGCTCGACGCACGCCTATGTGTCTCAGAGAGTCTCGCCCGAGGAGAACGCccaggccatcaaggagctTGCAGACCTGCCCATCGGCGCTGACGTCGTCATTGATGCCAGCGGCGCGGAGCCGTCAATCCAGACGAGCATACACGTCGTTCGCATGGGAGGCACTTATGTGCAAGGTGGTATGGGCAAGAACGACATCACATTCcccatcatggccatgtgCTTGAAGGAGGTGACGGCCCGGGGATCGTTCCGTTACGGTGCTGGAGATTACGAGCTtgctgttgagcttgtcaGGACTGGCCGCGTTgatgtcaagaagctgaTCACGGGTATTGTCAGCTTCAAGCAGGCCGAGGAGGCCTTCCAAAAGGTCAAGACCGGAGAGGCTATCAAGATTCTGATTGCCGGACCCAACGAGAAGGTCTAA
- a CDS encoding utp11 protein domain-containing protein yields the protein MSSLRNSIQRRPHRERAQPLERRRLGLLEKHKDYSKRAKDYNQKKAQLKALREKAAERNEDEFYFGMMSRKGPGAKINVGRKWNGRVEGDRGNNKGMDQDTVRLLKTQDLGYVRTMKQVAVKELARLEQQAVLTKGLDQLAEEDDEDEDDDFDLDDEIDGPSKRRSNSNGPRKIVFLDNEDERDEALQAAEDETTKREDQNEAFERSENLNELKRKLEHSRKKVKALMTAETQLEVQRAKMAKTATSGGTTRRGKKIMVRKRKR from the exons ATGTCATCTTTGCGAAACTCGATTCAGCGGCGCCCCCATCGGGAGCGTGCGCAACCTCTCgagcgccgccgcctcggTCTCCTCGAGAAGCACAAG GATTACTCCAAGCGTGCAAAGGACTACAACCAGAAAAAAGCACAGCTCAAGGCCCTCCGCGAAAAGGCCGCCGAGCGCAACGAAGATGAATTCTACTTCGGCATGATGTCGCGCAAAGGCCCCGGCGCCAAGATCAACGTCGGCAGGAAGTGGAACGGCAGGGTCGAGGGCGACCGCGGGAACAACAAGGGCATGGACCAGGACACGGTGCGGCTGCTCAAGACGCAGGACCTGGGATACGTCCGCACGATGAAGCAGGTCGCCGTGAAGGAACTGGCGAGGTTAGAGCAGCAGGCCGTTTTAACAAAGGGCCTGGATCAGCTggccgaggaagacgatgaggacgaagacgacgatttTGATCTCGACGATGAGATTGACGGCCCGTCAAAACGAAGGTCAAATTCAAATGGTCCCCGGAAGATTGTATTCCTGGACAACGAAGACGAACGAGACGAAGCCCTACAAGCAGCCGAAGACGAAACTACGAAAAGAGAAGACCAAAACGAAGCATTCGAACGATCAGAAAACCTCAACGAACTCAAGCGCAAGCTCGAGCACTCGCGCAAAAAAGTCAAGGCCCTCATGACCGCGGAGACCCAACTCGAGGTCCAGCGCgccaagatggccaagacggcTACTTCAGGCgggacgacgaggagagggaagaagattaTGGtgcggaagaggaagcggTAG
- a CDS encoding tRNA synthetases class II (D, K and n) domain-containing protein translates to MGPLVGSRSLALRRHVCINAFAAAIPRRVIYRNSRLYSQVAKDEAESSSKRTSLLDLWHKYEANDELLGLGSEDVYVGLLGKSRNVSKHLSFADLTTPSGEIIQVCSSSERDSEAHDDFRQVPAFSPVLIRIKQQEAVNAAEPTTNENSSKRTVYLDSIRALNSVPKNLIVTPEVQFPPTKRHLQIRFHPELQARLQFRSWLKGMLNQGLLQKGFTDIETPTLFKSTPEGAREFLVPTRQKGTAYALSQSPQQYKQVLMASGIMRYMQWARCYRDEDLRADRQPEFSQLDMEWAFAGAETVQKDINDIVLGALTALQPAQSYKEIRGEFTNLTFADSIAAYGSDKPDLRIPLRIHTLPDLEPYRNFVSMITHLSNPLIEAFTLPLNGCSPSDARKFVIKFMDELPPSLANNPDGKPQILIHDSSKPLCGFSSLGFEYESVLDLVSEKEGLQDGDLVIFQAREKPAGQYYSGSTRIGDVRSMLWKALVDAGYMETPRLGEPGSLQFVWVTEFPMFKPVEEGEPGQEGAAGIAASHHPFTAPLSQKDLELLFTDPLEAKSAAYDLVLNGIEIGGGSVRNHIADVQDFIMRDVLKMTDKRIKDFSHLFEALRSGCPPHAGFALGFDRLAALMTGTPTVRDVIAFPKTMKGEDPFVQSPSKLSNEQLAPYGLQLRSKSA, encoded by the exons ATGGGGCCTCTTGTTGGTTCCCGTAGCCTGGCGTTGCGTCGTCATGTTTGCATCAACGCCTTTGCCGCAGCAATTCCACGACGGGTGATTTACAGGAACAGCCGACTCTACTCACAGGTAGCCAAGGATGAGGCAGAAAGCTCGTCAAAGCGCACCAGCTTATTAGATCTTTGGCATAAAT ATGAGGCCAATGATGAATTACTTGGACTCGGATCAGAGGACGTCTACGTGGGATTATTAGGCAAGAGTCGCAATGTCTCAAAGCACCTCTCATTCGCAGATCTCACCACGCCGTCTGGTGAAATCATTCAGGTCTGCTCTAGCTCAGAAAGAGACAGTGAAGCCCATGACGATTTCCGCCAGGTTCCAGCGTTCAGTCCTGTGCTTATTCGTATAAAACAACAAGAGGCTGTAAACGCCGCTGAGCCTACTACCAATGAAAACTCATCAAAAAGAACCGTCTACCTTGACAGCATACGGGCCCTCAACAGCGTTCCGAAAAATCTCATAGTAACACCCGAAGTCCAATTCCCGCCAACCAAGAGACATCTCCAGATTCGATTTCACCCGGAATTACAAGCCAGACTTCAATTTAGATCATGGCTGAAAGGAATGCTCAATCAAGGCTTGCTCCAGAAGGGCTTTACTGATATAGAGACGCCGACTCTCTTCAAGTCTACCCCCGAAGGCGCTAGAGAATTTCTTGTTCCTACTCGACAAAAGGGTACCGCCTATGCTTTGAGTCAAAGCCCTCAACAGTACAAGCAGGTCCTCATGGCTAGTGGTATTATGCGTTATATGCAATGGGCTCGCTGTTACCGCGACGAGGATCTCCGCGCCGATCGGCAACCTGAGTTCTCACAG CTCGATATGGAGTGGGCgtttgctggagctgagACTGTGCAAAAAGATATCAATGATATCGTCTTAGGAGCATTAACCGCCCTGCAGCCTGCACAAAGCTACAAGGAAATTCGAGGAGAG TTTACCAATCTTACCTTTGCAGATAGCATTGCGGCGTATGGCTCTGACAAGCCAGACTTGCGTATTCCCTTAAGG ATACACACTCTCCCGGATCTTGAGCCTTATCGCAACTTCGTTAGCATGATCACTCATCTGTCTAACCCTCTTATAGAGGCCTTCACATTGCCATTGAACGGCTGCTCTCCCTCGGATGCGCGCAAATTTGTTATTAAGTTTATGGACGAACTTCCACCTTCTTTGGCAAACAATCCAGACGGCAAACCTCAAATTCTCATCCACGACTCGAGCAAGCCACTGTGCGGGTTCTCTTCGCTGGGCTTCGAATATGAGAGCGTTTTGGACTTGGTTTCAGAAAAAGAGGGTCTCCAAGACGGAGACCTTGTTATCTTCCAGGCCCGCGAGAAGCCTGCTGGACAATATTACTCAGGCTCGACTAGAATTGGAGACGTCCGTAGCATGCTGTGGAAGGCACTTGTGGACGCAGGTTACATGGAAACCCCACGACTTGGTGAGCCAGGATCGCTCCAGTTCGTATGGGTGACAGAGTTTCCCATGTTCAAGCCAGTTGAAGAGGGTGAGCCCGGTCAGGAGGGTGCAGCAGGAATTGCGGCTTCTCACCACCCCTTTACCGCCCCCCTCTCCCAGAAAGACCTAGAGCTGCTCTTTACCGATCCCCTAGAGGCAAAGAGCGCTGCTTATGACCTGGTTCTCAATGGAATTGAgattggcggcggcagtgtGCGTAACCACATTGCCGACGTTCAAGATTTCATCATGCGGGATGTTCTGAAGATGACCGACAAGAGAATCAAGGACTTTTCTCATCTGTTCGAAGCTTTACGCTCAGGATGTCCTCCTCATGCCGGCTTTGCGCTCGGATTTGATCGCCTTGCGGCCTTGATGACCGGCACACCGACTGTCCGAGACGTCATAGCCTTtccgaagacgatgaagggAGAAGATCCGTTCGTTCAGTCACCCAGCAAGCTCAGCAATGAGCAGCTTGCTCCATATGGTCTGCAACTCCGCTCAAAATCTGCATAG